From a region of the Gossypium raimondii isolate GPD5lz chromosome 10, ASM2569854v1, whole genome shotgun sequence genome:
- the LOC128033872 gene encoding uncharacterized protein LOC128033872, with amino-acid sequence MSNDAEKFWLGILIVPFVRVLKNPLFMFFETVLMHEKYGSRPEILAGSIARKRRDQVWTPPPSGFIKLNMDGVRDPISGFAPIATMARDELGTWRGGVGRNIGRCSVVQVELWAIYDELLMAWDANWVNIIVETGCA; translated from the exons ATGTCGAACGATGCAGAAAAGTTTTGGTTAGGGATCCTTATTGTGCCCTTTGTGAGAGTGTTGAAGAATCCATTATTCATGTTCTTTGAGACTGTGTTAATGCACGAGAAGTATGGAAGCAG ACCTGAAATTTTGGCAGGTAGCATTGCGAGGAAGAGACGAGATCAAGTATGGACACCTCCACCTTCGGGATTCATAAAGTTAAACATGGATGGAGTGAGGGACCCTATCTCGGGGTTTGCACCGATAGCTACTATGGCAAGAGATGAACTTGGTACATGGCGTGGAGGAGTTGGGAGAAACATTGGTAGATGTAGTGTAGTGCAAGTTGAACTTTGGGCAATTTACGATGAACTCCTTATGGCGTGGGATGCTAATTGGGTTAATATTATTGTCGAAACAGGTTGCGCTTAA
- the LOC105776596 gene encoding ethylene-responsive transcription factor WIN1, with protein sequence MVQSKKFRGVRQRQWGTWVSEIRHPLLKRRVWLGTFETAEEAARAYDEAAILMSGRSAKTNFPVPKNQTGDENTTTCNALSSILSEKLRKCCKIPSPPSLTCLRLDTENSHIGVWQRRAGSRSDSCWVMTVELGKKNGEVTETNKMPASDEPITNKMVRQEVTDNGLNEEEKAALQMIEELLNRN encoded by the exons ATGGTACAATCAAAGAAATTCAGAGGTGTCAGGCAACGACAGTGGGGCACTTGGGTCTCAGAGATCCGCCACCCTTTGCT GAAAAGAAGGGTTTGGCTTGGGACATTCGAAACAGCCGAAGAGGCAGCTCGAGCTTATGACGAGGCAGCCATTTTGATGAGCGGACGTAGCGCCAAAACAAACTTCCCAGTGCCCAAAAACCAAACAGGAGATGAGAATACTACGACTTGCAATGCCCTTTCTTCAATCCTCAGTGAAAAGCTTCGCAAATGTTGCAAAATCCCATCTCCTCCTTCCCTTACCTGTTTAAGGCTTGACACTGAGAATTCTCACATCGGGGTGTGGCAAAGGAGAGCAGGGAGTCGATCAGATTCATGCTGGGTAATGACGGTTGAGCTAGGGAAGAAAAATGGGGAAGTAACTGAGACTAATAAAATGCCGGCTTCAGATGAACCCATCACCAACAAAATGGTGAGACAGGAGGTTACTGATAATGGGTTAAACGAGGAAGAAAAGGCAGCATTGCAGATGATAGAAGAGCTTCTCAATAGGAATTGA
- the LOC105776597 gene encoding SPX domain-containing protein 1, with amino-acid sequence MKHGKRHRAEIARSLPQWERKFLCYKALKKKLKLRQDMGFRHSLGRELDKVNDFFIDKEEDYIILFRELESKAENINGHEEILELLKEILAFHSEMVMLLHYSVINFAGLMKIVKKHKKRAGGRVCASYMPRVLQQPFFSTELLYNLIRGCEAILERLSPPQ; translated from the exons ATGAAACATGGAAAAAGACACAGAGCTGAGATCGCAAGAAGCTTACCTCAATGGGAACGCAAGTTTTTGTGTTACAAGGCATTAAAGAAGAAACTGAAACTGAGACAAGACATGGGCTTCAGACACTCATTAGGCAGGGAACTCGATAAGGTCAATGACTTTTTCATTGACAAAGAGGAAGATTATATCATCCTCTTCAGG GAGCTTGAAAGCAAGGCTGAAAACATAAATGGCCATGAAGAAATATTGGAATTGCTCAAGgaaattttggcttttcattCAGAGATGGTGATGCTACTCCATTACAGCGTCATTAACTTTGCAG GGTTGATGAAGATTGTGAAGAAGCACAAGAAACGAGCAGGTGGACGTGTTTGCGCATCCTACATGCCCAGGGTTCTGCAACAGCCATTCTTCTCTACCGAGTTGCTTTACAATCTCATTAGGGGGTGTGAAGCTATACTTGAGCGCCTCTCTCCCCCACAATGA
- the LOC105776598 gene encoding uncharacterized protein LOC105776598 gives MILAVLFANSEGNILVERFNGVPAEERLHWRSFLVKLGADNLKGVKNEELLVASHRSVYIVYTVLGDVSVYVVGKDEYDELALAEVIFVITSAVKDVCGKLPTERLFLDKYGRICLTLDEIIWKGYLENTDKDRIRRLVRLKPPTEF, from the exons ATGATTCTCGCGGTGTTATTCGCCAACTCTGAAGGCAACATCTTAGTTGAACG CTTTAATGGAGTTCCAGCTGAGGAACGGCTGCATTGGAGATCTTTCCTAGTTAAACTGGGAGCAGATAATCTTAAAGGTGTTAAAAATGAAGAGCTGCTTGTTGCTTCTCACAG GTCTGTTTACATTGTTTACACGGTGCTTGGAGATGTCAGTGTCTATGTTGTTGGCAAAGATGAGTATGACGAACTTGCAT TGGCAGAGGTGATCTTTGTTATAACCTCAGCTGTAAAGGATGTATGTGGGAAGCTACCAACAGAGCGCCTTTTTCTGGATAAATACGGAAGGATATGCTTGACTTTGGATGAAATTATTTGGAAG GGATATCTAGAGAACACGGATAAAGACAGGATCAGGAGATTAGTACGTTTAAAACCTCCAACCGAGTTTTAG